From Sulfuracidifex tepidarius, one genomic window encodes:
- a CDS encoding NAD(P)H-hydrate dehydratase, giving the protein MISSKEMRVLEINSEALGVPTLLLMENAGSSVVDEIEKKFGGLKGKRIVVFAGHGGKGGDGLVVARRSAEAGAKVKAILLGENKHKDALVNLRAIMEMDFSVEVVQIKQESEIETEKADVLIDAMLGTGLKGEVREPFRTAIKKFNESEGFKVCIDLPSGYDADRGKVGDSSVNCDLVVTFHDVKKGISDLKNVTVRKIGIPPEASIYVGPGDALLNLPRRDPKSKKGDNGKVLVIGGSHSFSGAPYFSAMASAKAGADLVYVAVPESISRVIAERSPDLIVVSVKGNDFSSSNMDEVIPWIKRADAVVMGPGMGISPETQEFSRQMIEKLKEMKKRVVLDADALKAAKDMSLNYNFVITPHAGEFEIFSGVKPSSEFNERISQVMNVASERNTNVLLKGFVDIVSDGERFRLNKTGNPGMTVGGTGDVLTGIIGTLMARKVDSFTSACLGAFLNGLAGAIQYQKLGEHLRASDVIEAIPEAMNDPIGSFQKKVYTRIL; this is encoded by the coding sequence ATGATATCATCTAAGGAAATGAGGGTTCTCGAAATCAATAGTGAAGCTCTGGGGGTTCCAACTTTACTTCTGATGGAAAACGCAGGGTCGTCTGTAGTAGATGAGATTGAGAAGAAATTTGGAGGATTGAAAGGAAAGAGAATAGTAGTCTTCGCGGGCCATGGTGGAAAGGGAGGAGACGGTTTGGTGGTAGCTAGAAGGTCTGCAGAGGCCGGAGCTAAGGTGAAAGCGATACTTCTTGGGGAGAATAAGCACAAGGACGCATTGGTGAATTTGAGAGCTATAATGGAGATGGACTTCAGCGTTGAAGTAGTACAAATCAAACAGGAGAGTGAAATAGAGACAGAAAAGGCAGACGTTCTCATAGATGCGATGTTGGGGACTGGTCTTAAAGGTGAAGTGAGAGAACCTTTTCGTACCGCAATAAAGAAGTTCAATGAAAGTGAAGGTTTCAAGGTATGTATAGATCTGCCATCTGGGTATGACGCTGACAGAGGGAAGGTAGGTGACTCATCTGTAAACTGTGACTTAGTTGTGACTTTTCATGACGTGAAGAAAGGGATTTCTGACCTCAAAAATGTAACAGTTAGAAAGATAGGGATTCCTCCAGAGGCTTCAATATACGTAGGTCCCGGAGATGCTCTCTTGAACTTACCTAGAAGGGATCCCAAGTCTAAGAAAGGGGACAATGGTAAGGTGTTGGTTATAGGTGGAAGTCATTCTTTCTCCGGGGCCCCTTATTTCTCAGCCATGGCATCGGCTAAGGCTGGAGCTGACCTAGTTTACGTTGCGGTTCCTGAATCCATATCTCGTGTCATAGCGGAGAGGTCTCCTGATTTGATTGTTGTTAGTGTTAAAGGAAACGATTTCTCTTCGTCTAATATGGACGAGGTAATTCCTTGGATCAAGCGGGCAGACGCTGTGGTGATGGGGCCAGGAATGGGTATATCACCTGAAACTCAAGAATTCTCTAGGCAGATGATAGAGAAATTAAAGGAAATGAAAAAGAGGGTCGTCCTCGATGCAGATGCGTTAAAGGCAGCAAAAGATATGAGTTTGAACTATAACTTTGTTATAACTCCTCATGCGGGTGAGTTCGAGATCTTCTCTGGAGTTAAACCCTCTTCTGAATTCAATGAAAGGATATCCCAAGTTATGAATGTGGCAAGCGAACGTAATACGAATGTGTTATTGAAAGGCTTCGTGGACATAGTTTCAGACGGAGAGAGGTTTCGTTTAAACAAGACCGGAAACCCTGGCATGACGGTGGGAGGAACCGGTGATGTACTAACAGGGATAATAGGGACCTTGATGGCTAGAAAAGTGGATTCGTTTACTTCTGCATGCCTTGGAGCATTTTTAAATGGGTTAGCTGGAGCAATTCAATATCAGAAGCTAGGAGAGCATTTGAGAGCCTCAGACGTCATTGAAGCTATACCTGAAGCTATGAATGATCCCATAGGAAGTTTTCAAAAGAAGGTTTATACTAGAATCTTGTAA
- a CDS encoding peroxiredoxin: MEPGQEAPDFEAESSKGSVKLSSFRGKKVVLYFYPKSFTPGCTREMERFSELYDQFKQNNAEVIGVSADSISTQKKFAEKYGNKFPVVADKEKKIIASYGALNEKGTSAQRITFIIDENGKIVEVLRKMKKAEEHADKALEIVTKLSSSG; encoded by the coding sequence ATGGAACCAGGTCAAGAAGCTCCTGATTTCGAGGCGGAGTCCTCCAAAGGGAGTGTCAAACTTTCTTCATTTAGAGGAAAGAAAGTTGTACTGTACTTTTATCCTAAATCGTTCACCCCTGGATGCACTAGGGAAATGGAGAGATTTAGTGAGCTTTACGATCAATTCAAACAAAACAACGCTGAGGTTATAGGCGTTAGCGCTGACTCGATCTCTACGCAGAAGAAGTTCGCCGAGAAGTACGGAAACAAGTTCCCTGTAGTAGCTGACAAGGAAAAGAAAATTATAGCATCGTACGGGGCATTGAATGAAAAAGGCACGAGTGCTCAAAGGATAACCTTCATAATCGATGAGAACGGCAAAATCGTTGAGGTACTCAGGAAGATGAAGAAAGCCGAGGAACACGCTGACAAAGCGTTAGAGATAGTGACTAAACTTTCCTCTAGTGGATAA
- the ppcA gene encoding phosphoenolpyruvate carboxylase has translation MRLIPRTMSTQHPDNAKVPEWSRGEAIEGEDEITEAFLAFSNYNIHEVMWDAEGKDVDTHVIRKLLSRYSEFFKKRQIGKDIYLTYRLPNPRIEGADRKVFAETLESIPNNFDVAEKFYGKNATPVFEVILPFTTESIELIGIAKYYEKVVAGKQDVRLWDELYVRDLVGEIEPKSVEVIPLIEDKDSLMKADEIAGGYARAIKPAYMRVFLARSDPAMNYGMISAVLSAKVALSKLSKLSKSLGIKIFPIIGVGSLPFRGNMNPENYRKVMEEYSGVYTFTIQSAYKYDYPPDLVEKSVEDINNSPVSEPVELDYEVEKSLKSVADKFTLSYQSIIEPLAGVVNQVASMMPRRRARKLHIGLFGYSRSTGKVTLPRAISFTGAFYSIGIPPEVIGMSSLSEMKDADLENVFANYKFLKDDMRRASKFFNWESLDMLKDVWKIDDEVIGKIKKDAEYVENNLGIKIGEDNGYEFKKHRLLSSMFTLSVREGETAEAKRFLYEMAVVRRSLG, from the coding sequence ATGAGACTTATACCTAGGACTATGTCCACTCAACACCCCGATAACGCCAAAGTACCGGAGTGGAGCAGAGGAGAAGCCATTGAAGGAGAAGACGAGATCACGGAAGCATTTCTGGCGTTCAGTAACTACAATATTCACGAGGTGATGTGGGACGCTGAAGGAAAGGACGTGGATACTCACGTGATCAGAAAGTTACTTTCAAGATATTCAGAATTTTTCAAGAAAAGGCAGATAGGTAAGGATATCTACCTCACCTACAGGTTACCTAACCCCAGAATTGAGGGTGCTGACAGGAAGGTCTTTGCGGAGACTTTGGAGAGCATACCCAACAATTTCGACGTAGCTGAAAAGTTCTATGGAAAGAACGCTACTCCAGTTTTCGAGGTAATACTACCTTTCACTACAGAGTCAATAGAGTTGATAGGAATAGCTAAATATTACGAGAAGGTTGTAGCAGGGAAGCAGGACGTTAGGTTATGGGACGAACTGTACGTCAGAGACCTGGTAGGCGAAATAGAGCCTAAGAGCGTAGAGGTAATACCTCTTATAGAGGACAAGGACTCTCTGATGAAGGCTGACGAAATAGCGGGGGGATATGCTAGGGCAATAAAACCAGCTTACATGAGAGTTTTTCTAGCAAGGTCTGACCCTGCAATGAACTACGGAATGATATCTGCAGTACTCTCGGCTAAGGTTGCCCTCAGCAAGCTGAGTAAGCTGTCGAAGAGCCTTGGGATTAAGATCTTCCCTATAATAGGCGTAGGGTCACTTCCTTTCAGGGGGAACATGAACCCTGAAAACTACAGAAAGGTTATGGAAGAGTATAGCGGAGTTTATACTTTCACTATACAATCTGCATATAAATATGATTATCCGCCTGATTTGGTAGAAAAGTCTGTAGAGGACATAAATAACTCCCCCGTGTCTGAGCCTGTAGAGCTGGACTACGAAGTGGAAAAGTCCCTTAAATCTGTTGCAGACAAGTTCACCTTGTCATATCAAAGCATCATAGAGCCATTGGCTGGGGTAGTGAACCAAGTAGCTTCTATGATGCCGAGGAGGAGAGCAAGAAAGCTACACATAGGTTTGTTCGGTTATTCCAGGAGCACTGGAAAAGTCACACTACCAAGAGCGATTTCCTTCACAGGAGCGTTCTACTCCATAGGTATACCTCCTGAGGTGATAGGGATGTCATCTCTCTCCGAAATGAAGGACGCTGACTTGGAGAACGTGTTCGCCAACTACAAGTTCCTGAAAGACGATATGAGAAGGGCATCTAAGTTCTTCAACTGGGAGTCCTTGGACATGTTAAAGGACGTATGGAAGATAGACGATGAAGTAATAGGGAAGATAAAGAAAGACGCAGAGTATGTGGAGAACAACCTTGGGATAAAAATAGGAGAAGATAACGGTTATGAATTTAAGAAACATAGACTGCTGAGCAGCATGTTCACATTATCCGTAAGAGAGGGTGAAACTGCAGAGGCAAAGCGCTTCCTTTATGAGATGGCAGTAGTAAGAAGATCTCTAGGGTAA
- a CDS encoding DUF1641 domain-containing protein — translation MNTQLDALDRLLSEEKLESLNRVLDIIQSADKLGLLDVIRGVLDDEEYVGKILGAIVNDRTMALATNWNKLLDLVDMFMDADTISNLKYLLGFFGDLKNSGILDPIRGMLTDEEYLGKILGAIVNDRTMALATNWNKLLDLVDMFMDADTISNLKYLLGFFGDLKNSGILDPIRGMLTDEEYLGKILGAIVNDRTMGLLSRWGNLLDLVDTVADEDTVVAVKNVLDILKDLSRNGVLDPVKGLIKDEDSLGKIIGAMVNDFTINLMTYWNQITKDLATIDLNNFKYFTYLISATGEALKTENVKPVKGMWAILGELKDPDVQRGMGVAFAALRQIGKLYDPNTGKIATQAKQ, via the coding sequence ATGAATACTCAACTTGATGCTTTAGATAGACTTCTTTCTGAAGAAAAATTAGAAAGCCTAAATAGAGTTCTCGATATAATTCAAAGTGCAGATAAGCTAGGCCTTCTCGATGTGATACGAGGAGTCTTAGATGACGAAGAATATGTAGGTAAGATCTTAGGTGCTATCGTAAACGACAGGACAATGGCACTCGCTACTAACTGGAACAAGCTTCTAGACCTCGTTGATATGTTCATGGACGCTGACACTATCTCCAACCTGAAGTACCTCCTTGGCTTCTTTGGAGACCTAAAGAACAGCGGAATCCTTGACCCCATTCGCGGGATGCTTACTGATGAGGAGTATCTCGGTAAGATCTTAGGTGCTATCGTAAACGACAGGACAATGGCACTCGCTACTAACTGGAACAAGCTTCTAGACCTCGTTGATATGTTCATGGACGCTGACACTATCTCCAACCTGAAGTACCTCCTTGGCTTCTTTGGAGACCTAAAGAACAGCGGAATCCTTGACCCCATTCGCGGGATGCTTACTGATGAGGAGTATCTCGGTAAGATCTTAGGTGCTATCGTAAACGACAGGACAATGGGTCTCCTGAGCAGATGGGGAAATCTCCTTGATTTAGTAGATACTGTGGCTGATGAGGATACTGTAGTTGCGGTGAAGAATGTGTTAGACATCCTGAAAGATCTGAGTAGAAACGGAGTTCTGGACCCAGTGAAAGGTCTGATAAAAGACGAAGACTCTTTAGGCAAGATTATAGGTGCCATGGTAAACGACTTCACAATTAACTTAATGACATACTGGAATCAGATAACCAAGGACCTTGCTACAATAGACTTGAACAACTTCAAGTACTTTACTTACTTAATAAGTGCAACTGGAGAGGCTTTAAAGACAGAGAACGTTAAACCGGTAAAGGGTATGTGGGCAATACTTGGAGAACTTAAGGACCCTGACGTACAGAGAGGTATGGGAGTTGCTTTCGCAGCACTTAGGCAGATAGGAAAGCTATACGATCCTAATACAGGGAAGATAGCTACACAAGCGAAACAGTAA
- a CDS encoding NAD(P)/FAD-dependent oxidoreductase, with protein sequence MPKVLVLGGRFGGLSAAYTLKRLVGNKADIKLVNKDRFTYFRPALPHVAIGVRDVEELKIDLSQAMPEKGIQFQQGEVMKIDAPKSTVVYKRPDGSIVEEDYDYVIVGIGAHLATELLKGWDQYGYSVCEPEYAMKLREKLNEFKGGNITIGSGFFYQGHNPKPKVPENYVPTGDSACEGPVFEMSLMLHGYFMKKGMLNKVKMTVFSPGEYLSDLSVGSRKAVASIYQSLGVNLVHGFKIKEITDKEIISEDGKKLPSDLTIVLPPYTGNPALKNSTPDLVDDGGFIPTDGNMVSIKYDNVYAVGDSNSITIPKLGYLAVMTGRIAAQHLANRLGVPTKVDTYYPTIVCVADNPYEGFAVSVKDDTWYGGSVTVADPAPMNHLKKELFTKYFMWTKGDMALEKFLASW encoded by the coding sequence ATGCCAAAGGTACTTGTACTAGGAGGAAGATTCGGAGGTCTAAGTGCAGCATATACCTTAAAGAGATTAGTGGGAAACAAAGCAGACATAAAGTTAGTAAATAAGGATAGGTTCACATATTTCAGGCCAGCACTGCCCCATGTTGCTATAGGAGTGAGAGATGTAGAGGAGCTTAAGATTGATCTAAGCCAGGCTATGCCTGAAAAGGGGATTCAGTTCCAGCAAGGAGAAGTGATGAAGATTGATGCTCCCAAAAGCACAGTAGTTTACAAGAGGCCCGACGGTTCAATAGTGGAAGAAGACTACGACTACGTAATAGTTGGAATAGGAGCTCATTTAGCTACAGAGCTATTGAAAGGATGGGACCAATATGGATACAGCGTATGTGAGCCGGAATATGCTATGAAGTTAAGAGAGAAGCTGAACGAATTTAAAGGTGGGAACATAACAATAGGGTCTGGATTCTTCTATCAGGGACATAATCCGAAACCGAAGGTTCCAGAGAACTACGTTCCTACAGGAGACTCAGCTTGTGAAGGACCGGTGTTTGAGATGTCATTAATGCTCCACGGCTACTTCATGAAGAAGGGAATGCTCAACAAGGTGAAGATGACTGTATTCTCACCTGGAGAGTACCTATCCGATCTATCAGTTGGTTCAAGGAAGGCTGTGGCATCAATCTATCAATCGTTAGGAGTTAATCTAGTTCACGGCTTCAAGATTAAGGAGATTACAGACAAGGAAATAATATCTGAAGATGGCAAGAAGCTTCCAAGTGACCTTACAATAGTGCTTCCACCATATACTGGAAATCCTGCGTTAAAGAACTCGACGCCAGACCTCGTAGACGATGGAGGGTTCATACCAACTGACGGGAACATGGTTTCAATTAAGTATGACAACGTTTACGCAGTAGGTGACTCTAATTCAATAACCATACCTAAACTAGGATATCTCGCAGTAATGACCGGAAGGATAGCAGCTCAACATCTAGCTAACAGACTAGGTGTGCCTACAAAGGTCGACACATACTATCCTACGATAGTCTGCGTTGCTGACAACCCATACGAAGGATTTGCAGTCTCAGTTAAGGACGACACATGGTATGGAGGAAGCGTAACAGTAGCAGACCCCGCACCAATGAACCACTTGAAGAAGGAACTCTTCACCAAATACTTCATGTGGACTAAAGGAGACATGGCACTAGAGAAGTTCCTCGCAAGTTGGTGA
- a CDS encoding alpha/beta fold hydrolase: MLSLEDKYVEVKGTKIHYLEKGNGRPFLLFHGARFNAYTYKETGTIDTIADSGFKAISVDFPGYGKSSSGSFSGISDFINYFIDETKFEKPIILGASMGGEAVLGFAVKHPDKVGGLVLVGAVGVSSYERELPKLDGKPVLLIWGSNDSVSSRSNAELIQKYVKTSKFFTIGKQHACYLDDPNGFNEKIKEFLKGL, from the coding sequence ATGTTATCACTAGAAGACAAGTACGTAGAAGTGAAAGGAACTAAAATTCATTACCTTGAGAAGGGAAATGGAAGGCCATTCCTCCTATTTCACGGCGCGAGATTCAACGCCTATACCTATAAAGAGACAGGCACGATAGATACAATAGCTGATTCAGGTTTTAAGGCTATATCAGTAGATTTCCCCGGCTATGGGAAATCATCATCAGGGTCTTTCTCAGGCATCAGTGATTTCATCAATTATTTCATTGATGAAACGAAATTCGAAAAGCCAATAATCCTAGGTGCATCGATGGGTGGGGAGGCCGTGTTAGGCTTCGCAGTGAAACATCCTGACAAGGTAGGTGGCCTTGTCCTTGTAGGTGCTGTAGGGGTCTCCTCTTATGAACGCGAATTACCTAAGTTAGATGGAAAACCGGTCCTGCTTATATGGGGCTCTAATGACAGCGTGTCGAGCAGGAGTAACGCTGAGTTAATCCAAAAGTATGTAAAGACGTCCAAGTTCTTCACGATAGGGAAACAGCATGCGTGCTATCTAGACGATCCCAACGGCTTCAATGAGAAGATAAAGGAATTCCTGAAGGGTCTTTGA
- a CDS encoding DUF2250 domain-containing protein: MSEEDQILMDKLKDVLIDSRYLQVLEHLKKANVDYGKSIMLNTKIPIQEVVDILDYLEKKGLIERVHGATLKNTEAKYKLSSEVHKHHTYYTLTRIGDHLLRRLDERMLIKGYISLLKSDELYLSLVSLADQLNADHALTYAKLTHKPIEEIIPKLEELERMGIMEEAKAKVIKFGERKSKPKKETRTHHKYYGLTRTGEMVVREMKRKGIIGK, from the coding sequence ATGTCAGAAGAAGACCAAATACTCATGGATAAGCTGAAGGATGTTCTAATAGATTCTAGATATTTACAAGTTTTAGAACATTTAAAGAAGGCTAATGTGGACTATGGAAAATCCATTATGTTAAACACTAAAATTCCAATACAGGAAGTTGTTGATATACTAGATTACCTAGAAAAGAAAGGACTAATAGAGAGAGTCCACGGTGCGACTCTAAAGAATACTGAGGCTAAATACAAACTCAGTTCTGAAGTCCACAAGCATCATACTTACTATACGCTGACAAGAATAGGGGATCATCTGCTTAGAAGGCTTGACGAAAGGATGCTGATAAAAGGGTACATCTCGCTTCTGAAGTCTGATGAACTTTACCTTTCGCTAGTCTCGTTGGCTGATCAACTGAACGCCGATCATGCCCTAACTTACGCTAAACTTACCCACAAACCAATAGAGGAAATAATACCTAAACTTGAGGAGTTGGAAAGAATGGGAATAATGGAGGAAGCTAAAGCAAAGGTCATAAAGTTCGGGGAGAGAAAGTCTAAGCCGAAGAAAGAGACTAGGACACACCATAAATATTACGGGCTGACAAGAACTGGGGAGATGGTAGTAAGGGAGATGAAGAGAAAGGGAATTATAGGAAAATGA
- the meaB gene encoding methylmalonyl Co-A mutase-associated GTPase MeaB — protein sequence MLLERALKGEELAIARLLTKIEYVDPEGLKALEYLAERSGSAHVVGITGIPGAGKSTIIGALIDEYVRRHHKVGVVMIDPSSPFTKGSFMGNRIRMQDRSMLSNVFIRSLASRGHLGGVSAEALMLIEALDGLGYDRIIVETVGAGQTDTEVVSSVHTIAVLTVPGTGDEIQALKAGIMEIGDFYVINKADKPEAEASYISTKFVIDSAEINFRDGWKPIVTKTVATKGEGIKELVDMFEEHKSFLESNGIFRRRIVDRRVKMVELIVRRNIDQVLQKTIDENKKEILMMPLLKSVEKIRDDVIAKISK from the coding sequence ATGCTTCTTGAGAGAGCTCTCAAGGGAGAGGAACTTGCAATAGCCAGGCTGCTTACAAAAATAGAGTACGTTGATCCAGAGGGGTTGAAGGCATTAGAGTACTTAGCAGAGAGGTCCGGCTCGGCTCACGTAGTTGGCATTACTGGAATACCTGGCGCTGGGAAGAGCACAATCATTGGAGCCTTAATCGACGAGTATGTAAGGAGGCATCACAAAGTTGGAGTAGTAATGATAGACCCTTCCAGCCCTTTCACTAAAGGATCCTTCATGGGTAATCGCATAAGGATGCAGGACAGAAGCATGTTGAGTAATGTTTTCATAAGAAGTTTGGCATCAAGAGGTCATTTAGGTGGGGTTTCTGCTGAAGCGTTGATGTTGATAGAGGCCCTCGACGGATTAGGTTACGATAGAATAATAGTTGAGACCGTTGGGGCCGGGCAAACTGATACCGAAGTCGTATCTAGTGTACATACAATAGCAGTGCTTACAGTTCCAGGGACAGGAGACGAAATTCAAGCCCTGAAAGCGGGAATAATGGAGATAGGAGACTTTTACGTTATAAACAAGGCTGATAAACCTGAAGCAGAGGCGTCTTATATCTCTACTAAGTTCGTCATAGATTCAGCAGAGATTAACTTCAGAGATGGGTGGAAGCCAATCGTTACCAAGACCGTTGCAACTAAGGGAGAAGGGATAAAGGAGTTAGTAGACATGTTCGAAGAGCATAAATCTTTCCTTGAGTCAAACGGTATTTTCAGGCGCAGAATTGTGGATAGGAGAGTCAAGATGGTTGAGCTCATCGTTAGAAGAAACATAGATCAAGTTCTTCAGAAGACGATAGATGAAAACAAGAAAGAGATTCTCATGATGCCACTTCTCAAATCAGTTGAGAAAATTAGGGACGATGTAATCGCAAAGATAAGCAAATGA
- a CDS encoding cobalamin B12-binding domain-containing protein → MSSEKRIKVVVAKLGLDGHDRGAKVIARALKDAGMEVVYTGLRQTPEQIVKAAVQEDADVIGISILSGAHLELVPHITKLMRENQLDDVVLVVGGVIPPQDIQTLKDMGVDQVFMPGSNLKEISEFIKQAVAKKRGQKVEHAS, encoded by the coding sequence ATGTCTTCGGAGAAAAGAATCAAGGTAGTAGTGGCAAAACTAGGGTTGGATGGACATGATAGAGGAGCTAAGGTAATAGCTAGGGCTTTGAAGGACGCAGGAATGGAAGTAGTCTATACCGGTCTGAGGCAGACTCCAGAACAGATCGTGAAGGCAGCAGTTCAAGAAGACGCTGACGTGATAGGAATAAGCATATTAAGCGGAGCTCATCTGGAGCTCGTACCTCATATCACTAAGTTAATGAGAGAGAACCAGCTAGATGACGTTGTCCTTGTGGTAGGAGGAGTAATACCACCTCAAGACATTCAGACTCTGAAGGATATGGGAGTAGATCAAGTTTTCATGCCTGGGTCTAACTTGAAGGAGATTTCTGAATTCATAAAGCAAGCCGTAGCTAAGAAGAGGGGCCAAAAGGTTGAGCATGCTTCTTGA
- a CDS encoding ArsR family transcriptional regulator: protein MSSKSLVHYHLKKLIEEGLVKEVDDGYIVSKVVLEDYIRIRSMVLPNSIFLASFFISSLVLFVIISLFYSGNDTSSIFAGLVIATASAYFVRDVVRKIKRF from the coding sequence ATGAGCTCGAAGTCATTAGTTCATTATCATTTGAAAAAATTGATAGAAGAAGGACTAGTAAAAGAAGTTGACGACGGTTATATAGTTAGCAAGGTAGTTCTAGAGGATTACATTAGGATAAGGAGCATGGTATTGCCCAATTCAATATTTCTGGCTTCCTTCTTCATATCTTCTCTTGTTCTATTCGTTATCATTTCTCTATTTTACTCTGGTAACGATACGAGCAGCATCTTTGCAGGACTTGTGATAGCCACAGCGTCGGCTTATTTTGTAAGGGATGTCGTGAGGAAGATTAAAAGGTTTTAA
- a CDS encoding dihydrodipicolinate synthase family protein has protein sequence MNIITALVTPFNLKEELDVNALDQVISFQRKNGISSYWVLGTTGEFNMLNEDEKLTVVKSVLERSKDKENVIVGVSSDSVSNAIRLTRKMIDLGVGSVFSLPPTYHITGLKGLMMYFESLRKTGNKVYFYYNPSSTRLNIPIDYIRKLIEEGLIDGMKVSTSDLEELSSFVSLKDQLKFELFSGSDVTVLQAIVDKVEGIVTAVGNFAPELLVEIAKKSEAGINSEVIDLANKIRMLAQVTSLPDYPTGVKIAMKYRGLYVGNCRSPLQEDSNAQASIYFTLKDLEL, from the coding sequence ATGAACATAATAACCGCGTTAGTAACGCCATTTAATCTGAAAGAGGAGCTCGATGTTAACGCCTTAGATCAGGTGATTTCCTTCCAGAGGAAAAATGGGATTTCCTCTTATTGGGTTCTTGGCACTACTGGAGAGTTCAACATGCTAAACGAAGATGAGAAACTGACTGTTGTTAAAAGTGTACTAGAGAGAAGCAAAGATAAGGAAAATGTAATTGTAGGAGTTAGCTCGGACTCTGTAAGCAATGCCATAAGGTTAACTAGAAAAATGATAGACTTGGGAGTCGGCTCGGTCTTCAGTTTGCCTCCTACTTATCATATCACGGGGCTCAAGGGTTTGATGATGTATTTTGAGTCTTTAAGGAAGACTGGAAACAAGGTCTATTTCTATTATAATCCGTCGTCTACTAGGTTGAATATTCCCATAGATTACATAAGGAAATTAATCGAGGAAGGTTTGATAGACGGGATGAAAGTGTCAACTAGCGACTTAGAAGAACTATCTTCCTTTGTAAGTCTTAAGGATCAGTTAAAGTTTGAGCTGTTTTCTGGGAGCGACGTTACAGTTCTTCAAGCAATTGTAGATAAAGTAGAAGGTATAGTTACCGCAGTTGGAAACTTTGCCCCTGAATTATTAGTGGAGATAGCTAAGAAATCTGAGGCAGGGATTAACTCCGAGGTTATAGATTTAGCAAACAAAATTAGGATGCTAGCTCAGGTGACGTCTCTGCCAGACTATCCAACAGGCGTTAAGATAGCTATGAAGTATAGAGGTTTATATGTGGGGAACTGCAGATCGCCACTTCAGGAGGACTCCAATGCTCAAGCATCAATATACTTTACGCTCAAGGATTTAGAGCTATAG
- a CDS encoding metal-dependent transcriptional regulator — MQISKREYDYLTVIKKYNDENSGAKITRIAKEMGISPASVFEEIDHLVDKNLVRKERDGIWITDSGQREYDEWTKTHRVVETFLVRLGFDEKSACDFSKKFDYAIPEEVMEKLYVYLGKPKTCPHGGEINQE; from the coding sequence ATGCAGATATCCAAGAGGGAATACGACTACCTTACAGTTATAAAGAAGTACAACGACGAGAATAGCGGTGCGAAAATAACTAGAATAGCTAAAGAAATGGGTATCTCTCCTGCAAGTGTTTTCGAGGAAATAGACCATCTAGTAGACAAAAACCTAGTTAGAAAGGAAAGAGATGGGATATGGATAACTGATTCTGGACAAAGGGAATATGACGAATGGACAAAGACTCATAGAGTAGTAGAGACTTTTTTAGTCAGACTAGGTTTCGACGAGAAATCCGCTTGTGACTTCTCCAAGAAGTTTGACTACGCGATTCCGGAGGAAGTTATGGAAAAACTTTATGTATACCTAGGCAAACCTAAAACATGCCCTCATGGAGGCGAGATTAACCAAGAATGA
- a CDS encoding DedA family protein: MFLEALGLPVPSEVIMPLAGYFSSQGQYDLLGAILVGTIGATIGSFLDYFIALFLGEPILLRYGKYIRLTQANLNKMYLWFNKYGVFAVFFARFLPAVRALISYPAGLAKMNFLRFFIATFAGQFLWNGVLAYVGFLFGRNYSTIVSQIDHLTYIITIILIIALIVVIILYKHNFLKYKR; the protein is encoded by the coding sequence ATGTTTCTAGAGGCCCTCGGTCTTCCAGTACCGAGCGAAGTTATAATGCCTCTAGCGGGATACTTCTCCTCACAAGGTCAATACGATCTTCTAGGTGCTATATTAGTAGGAACAATTGGAGCTACAATAGGCTCTTTTTTAGACTATTTCATAGCCTTATTTTTAGGAGAACCAATTCTCCTCAGATATGGGAAATACATTAGGCTAACTCAGGCAAATCTAAATAAAATGTACTTATGGTTTAATAAATATGGTGTTTTCGCTGTATTTTTTGCTAGATTCCTTCCTGCAGTCAGAGCTCTAATCTCTTACCCTGCAGGACTGGCTAAGATGAACTTTTTGAGGTTTTTCATTGCGACATTCGCAGGCCAGTTCCTATGGAACGGGGTACTAGCATACGTAGGATTTCTATTTGGTAGAAACTATTCCACAATAGTATCACAAATTGATCATCTAACCTATATTATAACAATAATACTAATTATAGCGTTAATAGTTGTTATTATTTTATACAAACATAACTTTTTAAAGTATAAACGATAA